In Felis catus isolate Fca126 chromosome C2, F.catus_Fca126_mat1.0, whole genome shotgun sequence, a single window of DNA contains:
- the HIGD1A gene encoding HIG1 domain family member 1A, mitochondrial: MSTGTDVSLSSYDEDQGSKLIRKAREAPFVPIGMAGFAAIVAYGLYRLKSRGNTKMSVHLIHMRVAAQGFVVGAMTLGMGYSMYKEFWAKPKP; encoded by the exons ATGTCAACCGGCAcagatgtttctctttcttcatatgATGAAGATCAGGGATCTAAACTTATCCGAAAAGCTAGGGAGGCACCGTTTGTTCCCATCG GAATGGCAGGGTTTGCAGCAATCGTTGCGTATGGACTATATAGATTGAAGAGCAGGGGAAATACTAAAATGTCTGTTCATCTGATCCACATGCGCGTGGCAGCCCAAGGCTTTGTTGTGGGAGCAATGACTCTTG gTATGGGCTATTCCATGTATAAGGAATTCTGGGCAAAACCTAAACCTTAG